GGTGTCTATTTTATGGCGGAAACGGCATCGATTTTGTGTCCAGATAAAACGGTGCTTATTCCGGACAAGGAGGCGGGATGCTCCTTAGCCGACACGATTACTGAAGAGCAGTTGCTGGCATGGAAACAAGAATATCCGGATGCCGTGGTTGTCTCCTATGTTAATACCTCCGCCCGTATCAAAGCGTTGTCCGATTATTGCTGTACCTCGGCAAATGCTGTGAAAGTCGTGCAAGCGATTGATCCAAACCGTGACATTTTGTTTTTGCCGGATTTTTTCCTTGGCTCTCACGTGATTCGCATGACAGGACGGAAAAATATTCATTTGTGGCACGGGGAATGTCATGTCCATGCAGCAATTGAAAATGAGACGATGTTGGAAAAAGTGCATCAAAATCCCGGTGCCGAACTTTTAATTCATCCCGAGTGTGGATGTACCACCAGGGCCTTGGCTATACCGCCAAAAGAGGCGCATGGCTTGGTATTGTCGACGGATGGAATGCTTTCGCATGCACGAAATTCAAAAGCGCGTACCTTTATTGTGGCGACAGAAGTGGGACTCATTCACCGCCTTCGCAAAGAAAATCCTGACAAAGAGTTTATTGCTGCTCATGATGAAGCGGCCTGTCCGTATATGAATATGATTTCGCTGGAAAAGATCCGCGATGCCCTGCGTTATGGTCGTTACGAGGTCAAAGTCCCGGCAGAGACGCGAGAAAAGGCCCTGGTGCCTCTTGAGCGGATGGTCGCCGTCGTTTAAAGTGAGCGTGATGCCTGCCTATGGAGTTCTGTGCCTGATGGGTGGCAATAAGAAATAAAGAAAGGCCAATATCCAGCGCCCCTCTCCACCCTGAAAGATGGGAGGCTTCGGCTGGGTTTTAGGTGAAAGATGATGCGGGTACGGCTCGATTTTACGGGTGAGATGGAAAAACCCTTGATATTTACCAAACCCGTTGAGGTGATTTTTGTTAATCAATATCAAGACGTGCTGCCCGCCTTAGAAACGCTTATGTCATGGAGTCTGAAGGGATATTGGATTGCCGGATTTTTAAGTTACGAAGCGGCTTATGCTCTCATTGATGACGGGTTCTATGCATCCTATTTTGCGGCGGTAGCGCCTGAAGTTTCTTTGCCATTACTGGGATTTGGAATTTTTGAGGGACCCACTCACATGTGGGATGTTCAGGATAACTATGCGGAGTACCAGGTGGGCGAGTGGATTATGGACGCCCCGGGGGATATCTCCTCTTACACGCAGAAAATTGCTCAGGTGAAAGAGGCGATTAAACAAGGTTTGACTTATCAAATTAATTACACCGTGCGGCTTCATGCATCCTTTCGGGGTCATCCTTGGCCTTATTACCTGGCTTTGAGAGACGCTCAAAAAGCGCCGTATAGTGGATATATAGAATGGAACGATCACGCCATCTTATCCGCTTCGCCCGAGTTATTTTTTACGTTAAAAGATAATGATGTCATCACGCGGCCAATGAAGGGAACCGCGCCGAGAGGCCGCTATTATGCTGAAGATCAGCAGGTGAGAAGGGCCTTAGAGCAGTCAAAGAAAAATCGTGCGGAAAATATTATGATTACGGATTTGTTCCGAAACGATTTGGGACGTATGGCTGAGCTTGGCAGTGTCCAAGTTCGTTCATTATGTCAGGCGGAAGCCTATCCCACCGTCTGGCAGCTGACATCGGAGGTCGGGGCAAAGATTTCTTCACCGGTGTCGTGGCTTAACGTGCTAAGAGGGCTCTTTCCCTCGGGTTCCATCACAGGTGCACCGAAGTTGAGCAGCATGAAAATCATCCAACAACTCGAAACATCTCCTCGTGAAATCTACTGTGGCTCTTTAGGTTATGTGAGCCCGTCGGGGGAAGCTACCTTTAATGTGGCCATTCGCACCGTTTGGATTGATAAGCACAAGGGCCGCGCGACGTTTGGGACCGGTGGGGGTATTACCTGGGATTCGCGGCCTGATGATGAGTATGAGGAACTTTTGACCAAGGCCCGTTTTCTGACGGTGCGACAGCCACAATTTTCCCTGTTGGAAACGATAAGACTGGATTATGGGACATTTTGGCTGTTGCCCTATCATTTAGAGCGACTTAAGGCGGCAGCTGCTTTTTATCAGATGGATTTTGAGCCCCGCGAATTTGAACGCGTCTTAGGCCAGATCCGGAACACTTACCAAAAAGGTCTGTGGCGGGTTCGCCTCATGGTGGATCGCGCAGGTCATATCAGCTATCAAGTCCTACCGTGGACCGGCGTGCCTTTGGGTGTGCAAAAGGTGACATGGGCGGCAGAACCTATCTTATCGAGCAACCCATTATTTTTCCACAAGACGACCCAAAGAGACTTTTATAACCGCGTCCATCCCCTCCATTCGTCTTTTTTTGATCACGTATTGTGGAATGAAGCGGGGGAAGTGACGGAATTTACACGGGGAAACATCGTGGTACGATATCACGGTCAACTCCTAACGCCTGCTCAGGACTCAGGATTATTGGCGGGGACCTACCGTGCCTTGTTGCTCGATCATCATATCATCAAAGAAGCGCATATTTATCGAGAACAGCTTGCGCAGTGTGATCAGATCTGGTTTATTAATAGTCTTCACGGCTTTGTCCCTGTGTACTTAACCACCTAACTCCTTATAGAGCGGAACGTTAAAGGGGAGCCTGAGGACTCCCCTATGGCTTTACTAAATTAAAGGTCTTTTTTCCAGTCTTTTAGGGTCTTGGCGACCTCGTCGGCCGAGACTTGCCCACGGATTTCGATGTGTTGCCCGTCCTCGAGCAGGGTAAAGGAATCAATTTTGGCGAGGAATTCTTCGTCACCACATGAACAGGAACCGCCGGAACATTCATTCACCAGGTTTTGTACCGCTTCTTTAGTGACTCCGGGCAATTCTACAATTATCTTGTCGGAATCCTTATCCGCCTTAATTTTTGCCACGTCCCGAATATCCATCATAAACCCCCTCGGTATATCAACATATATTGATATACCGAGGATAGAGGTTTTCAGCTTGTGTGTCAATGACTGTGGTGACACCCGAGAGCCGATGGGTATCACTTGGAATGTTCAGATTTTTGCTGGTGGGTCCATGATTTCAGATGGTTTTCGAGAAGACTATTCATGTCGCGTTGCCAGCTTTCCCATATGGCGTTCAGTTTTTGGGTCAATAGGGTTTGCATGAGATGGATGTCATCATCACTGATGGCATTGAGCGAGGGTGCGCCGATGATTTGGCGGATATGTTTAAACTGTTGATATTTTTTAAGCTGGTTGATATGGTCGGGTTCCAATTTTTCTAGCAGTTGTAGCCCGGCGGACAGAGCTAGCGAAATGACATGAGGCCACATGGATGAGGGAAACCGGCTCAAATATTCGGTGATGGTCGAATCAACAGGTAGCGCCTCAATGCTTAGCGTATGGTGGATCATATCTAGCCGGGTGATTTTAATCGGAGTTTTGTTCTCCATGGTCACTGGATACCCCCCGCTCGGGTGTGCTGGCTAAGGCTTCTTGCGCTGTGTCTTCATTGTTAAGCTCAGCAGCAGGCAAAACCTTGTCACTATAACCCATCCCAGCATAAGGCCCATCGTTTCCGCTGGCACTGACGTTTACGTTTTGCTCCCCGTCTTTAGGTGGAATTTTATCAAACCCTTGGTGTGACAAATCAGAAGGGAATTTTAAACGAGCATCCTGGGTGGGGATAACGTCTTTAAGGCGTTTGTTGTGATTCCACAGCCACTCTAAATGATGAGCTACTTTTTCCAATGTCTTTTGCCGATAGGACAGAAATTCCACAATAGCTTCCTGGCGTTCGGAGGAAAGCCCCCACTGTTTGGGTACACTATTGACAATATTTCTAAGATCCCATGTCGTGAGGGAAAGAATTTTTTCTAGTGCGGAATCAAATCGCAATGGGTAGGGAATGTCCCGAGCAATAGCGGTTAGGGGAGAGGGTAAAGGAAATTGGCGCCGGTAGCGCCGCAAACTTTCCATTGACCACAAAGGACCGCCAGGAAAGATGAAGCCATGATCAATAATCATGAATTTCGAAGACGTGCCTTGAGGAATGCGTAAAATATGAGAAAATTTGACGTCGCGGTTAAAGAGCCATGATTCAAAGAGCGCGCATAACGGGAGTTGGGACCCATTTGATAGATCATGAACCTTATCCGTTCTTTTGATAGGACGAGCTTCGGCAATATAAAGTGTGCCAAACTGTAAGCCGGGCTGCCAGCGATACTTGGTCAGATACGGCATTTCCTTCAATTGAGACCATGACACATCAACCAAGACCACATCAGGAACGGGAACGCCAATGACCTGGCCTAGCAGGGTGCCGATTAAATCGCTGCATAAGCTGCGTGTCGTTTGCGGGTTATGTTGGAATTTGACATGCACAACACGACCATCTTCTAACCGCAATAATAAAGGCTTGGATCCGCCGGAACCCTGGGGACGAATAAATGCGGCGGCTTTGACAATTTCCAGTGGATAATGCGAATCGCTCATGACAATACCCCTTTGGCCCAGAGTCATATAAAAGCATGGGCTAACATAATCAAGAAAATATGAAAGGACTGATGACATCATGGATAAAGGTCGGGAGGAACCGGAAAAAAGTTCTGGCTCTTATGGTGCGAATCATGCCCAAGGAGAAAAACGCAGTCCCTTACAAGCCCGGTGGACGTCGTCATTGGACATGGGGAGCGTTGATAAACCGACGGAGCGCCCGGTGGATTCCAATGACCTTACCGGTTCAAACTCCTCTAGCAAGGACCAAGCCTCGGTGAAATCGCCACCACCCACTCATTCCCCGGATAGCAGTTCTAAGAAATTGGAGCCGGACAAAAATACGCCTGTGAATCCGTCTTCTTTGATTCATCAATTGCGAGACGTCGCGGCATTACTCGTACAGCTGGCTCAAAGCTTAGAACAGTTAGAAAATGTGTTGCACGCACATTCTGATCCTTTGCCGCCTAAAGAGCCTTCAGCCTCGAATTTGTCGCAGCTCGTGAAAGATCGTCCCGATTTACAAGCTCTGCTGCGCCAATACTTATTTAAGTGATCGGGATTTCTTGCGCGATGTAATCCCTGGGGGGATAGCTAGAACCTGTGGATGAATTCTCACGATCCTAGCCGGCTCCCCAGAGAAAGGTATTACGAGCCCGAAGAAAAGCGTCCAATCAAAGGTAGGATGCGATCGAAGAAGGGAAGGCGGTCGATGCCTACCAGGTTGGAAATAGGTATAATCACTTGATCGCGGAATCCAAGGCTCACGCTGCCCGCAATGACGTCCCGCATGACAATAAAGTCACTGCCCACCTGATATAGATTGCCTACCAAAGTCGAAGCGTTATCAACGGCTGAAGAAAGACTCACGCGAACATAATCTCCAACCAGAGAGGATAAATAGGCGTCAAAACTCGATGGAATACTAGAGTCTTCCGATTCACTGGACGCATACGAATTTTGTTCGCCCAATAAAAATAACAGGGGCAATAAATCGCGCCGTTGACCTAATAATAAAAGCGGCAATAATTCTTCCCAAGATGTATTCACCTACAATGCCTCCTTAATATCGTATAAACGGTCTTGTCGATATTGGACTCAAACGTGCTCTGATATCCGGACCTAAGGACGCCCTAGGACTTTTCAGGGTATTGTCCTAAGGTCCGGCGTGTTATGATCGGTTCTTCGCAGGATATTTAGTTGGTCTTAGTAGGAGCAAGAACGCGAACTACGGCTGCGAGGAAATTCTCCGACCAATAAGAGTAATAAGACTAAATCAATCGGGAAATGACGGCGATGATGGTGATGATGATGCGATGAACAACTTTGGGATGGATTCATGATGGGCTCCTCCTCATAGAATGTCAGTTAAACAATCATACGCGAGCAAGAATAGGACGTGTATGATGAATGACGGTGTTCCTCCAACACCAATAGCAACAAAAGCAAGCCGATCGGAAAATGCCGGCGACCCCTATCATGATGTGCGTGGCTCACCTTGCTAACACCTCCTGTCGTGGATCGACTTCACAGGCATACTATTCAACAATTTCCTTATGTGACACAAAATGGAAAAGATTTATGGAATGGCTTTTT
The Sulfobacillus thermosulfidooxidans DNA segment above includes these coding regions:
- the nadA gene encoding quinolinate synthase NadA translates to MADTLTDALIEEIQNLKAQHNAVILAHNYEPGPIQDIADFLGDSLALARWAQKSSADVLIMAGVYFMAETASILCPDKTVLIPDKEAGCSLADTITEEQLLAWKQEYPDAVVVSYVNTSARIKALSDYCCTSANAVKVVQAIDPNRDILFLPDFFLGSHVIRMTGRKNIHLWHGECHVHAAIENETMLEKVHQNPGAELLIHPECGCTTRALAIPPKEAHGLVLSTDGMLSHARNSKARTFIVATEVGLIHRLRKENPDKEFIAAHDEAACPYMNMISLEKIRDALRYGRYEVKVPAETREKALVPLERMVAVV
- the pabB gene encoding aminodeoxychorismate synthase component I; translated protein: MMRVRLDFTGEMEKPLIFTKPVEVIFVNQYQDVLPALETLMSWSLKGYWIAGFLSYEAAYALIDDGFYASYFAAVAPEVSLPLLGFGIFEGPTHMWDVQDNYAEYQVGEWIMDAPGDISSYTQKIAQVKEAIKQGLTYQINYTVRLHASFRGHPWPYYLALRDAQKAPYSGYIEWNDHAILSASPELFFTLKDNDVITRPMKGTAPRGRYYAEDQQVRRALEQSKKNRAENIMITDLFRNDLGRMAELGSVQVRSLCQAEAYPTVWQLTSEVGAKISSPVSWLNVLRGLFPSGSITGAPKLSSMKIIQQLETSPREIYCGSLGYVSPSGEATFNVAIRTVWIDKHKGRATFGTGGGITWDSRPDDEYEELLTKARFLTVRQPQFSLLETIRLDYGTFWLLPYHLERLKAAAAFYQMDFEPREFERVLGQIRNTYQKGLWRVRLMVDRAGHISYQVLPWTGVPLGVQKVTWAAEPILSSNPLFFHKTTQRDFYNRVHPLHSSFFDHVLWNEAGEVTEFTRGNIVVRYHGQLLTPAQDSGLLAGTYRALLLDHHIIKEAHIYREQLAQCDQIWFINSLHGFVPVYLTT
- a CDS encoding HipA family kinase, giving the protein MSDSHYPLEIVKAAAFIRPQGSGGSKPLLLRLEDGRVVHVKFQHNPQTTRSLCSDLIGTLLGQVIGVPVPDVVLVDVSWSQLKEMPYLTKYRWQPGLQFGTLYIAEARPIKRTDKVHDLSNGSQLPLCALFESWLFNRDVKFSHILRIPQGTSSKFMIIDHGFIFPGGPLWSMESLRRYRRQFPLPSPLTAIARDIPYPLRFDSALEKILSLTTWDLRNIVNSVPKQWGLSSERQEAIVEFLSYRQKTLEKVAHHLEWLWNHNKRLKDVIPTQDARLKFPSDLSHQGFDKIPPKDGEQNVNVSASGNDGPYAGMGYSDKVLPAAELNNEDTAQEALASTPERGVSSDHGEQNSD